CAGTTTATTGCATCACTTGCAGAAATTGACGCCCCTATCTTCCTGGTCCAGGAAAAATTCTTGTCCTGGCACAATATAGCAATTTGGTTGTGGATGGCCTCGAAGCGAGAGACTGAGGCATTGGGCCATCGCTGGACGAGGGCATACACAACACGGAGGGCAGAGACCTAATGGTTCTAAAGGGTTCACCTCGGCTGTTGCTTGGTTCTCCTGCACCTCAAAGCATTCGATCATTCCGGCGTCCTGAAGCCATTGACAAACCCAGACTACCTGGTCCAGGCGCAGTTTCCGGATTTCGTCGAGGCCAACCCCGAGATCCCGACCAAACTAAGAAAATGTAAGAATGTACTAGGGCTTTGCCCAGTGGACTGACCTTGCGAAGTTCTGACTTGTCTAGAACACTGGGAACCACTCCTTGCACTGATTCCTGCAGCCTGTGAGTGGTTGGACAAGCCCGAGGAATAACAGACTCACATCTAGCCAGAACTTGATGGAATATGTCTTCAGACATCCGTCGCGATAATTCGACGATAACTGCGTCTGATCTTCTGCTAAAATGTGCCATCGAATATGGCCCCCTTTTTTCGCTCCTTCCAACACACTCGAACTCTGTTCAACATAGAGCGATATTAATCGAATCAGCCTCCCACCAAACTGGTTGACCAACTGACTAGCGTGAGTATCCACTTCAATAACACTTAAGAGCAATTTACAGACATCAGAGcaatcatcctcatccaaatCAAGCACCTCTGTCGGATGAATCTACGACGACAGAGATGAGTAGTTGAAAGCCAGACGATGGCTGCACTTACAGGAAGGCAGAGACAAACAGATCGCATTTCAGCGGACCAGCCGCAAAAAGACTGAGATAGACAAACAAGGAATCAACAGGAGGCTGCAATAAACAGTTGCTAAGTCTGGTTAACAAAGTGATGCTGTTCGGTCGGAAAAGGCGGGACAAGGAGAGACTGGGCAATGAGCATTGTGGAAGGGGAGAAAAATAGCTTCTATTTATAGATAGGAGCAGCCAAACCGGCCTCTGGAAAGTGAGGCTTGAAAGATGGACAAATGGTCGAAAGTGTTCAACAAAAGAGGGTGTCCTGGGAACAATCGATGGCCATTTTCGCGAAATCATGACCTCGGCCACGATTTCAGACTTGCGTCGGCCGGGTCGGCCCACCGGGCTGGCTGCCATTACTGATTGGTTCCTGCAGAACAGGCACATTTCCGTATCTAAACAAAAATTACAGGTCCTTCACCCATATTCCGCGGGTTGTGTCGAGGTCTAACCTCTCTAATTCCAACCTGCCATTCTAAATAGCAACACAAACAAAATACCCCTGCCACAAACTTCCGCAAGAACTCCCCACCATTGGATTCCAGAGATTAAACTGCGCTGCCGTGATCCCATACCGCTGCTGAATTGACCAGCAGTCATCTCCTGCCTTCACCTGATAATACCTTTTGCAGTTACTCACAATCCCTGGCATGGGCTGGTGGAGTTCTGTCGCGACACAGTAGTAGTACCCAGCCAGCAGGTTCGAGCAGCTAGACCCGACGGCCGGGTTCCAGCGCACAAAAAGGGTCAGGGAATTCACATAGGGGTACTTTTCTTGCACTATCGCTTGGCACGTGTCCCCTACTTGTGCCTTATAGTAGCTTGTGCAGGTTTTTATTAGACCGGACTGCGTGGGGGAGGGGCCCGGTGCTGTTgtggcggtggcggtggttGTTTGGCTTGTTGTACTTGTTGGGGTTGGTTGGGAGGCTGATAGGGGAAAGGTTTTAATAAATGGTGAATCTCAGGCAGGAATTCACTTACATGAAGTCCCAACGCAGACATAGTATCCTAGCCACAGCGCTCCACAGGATGACCCAACAGCAGGGTTCCAGCTGTAGAAGTTAGATAGTGAGATGCCGTAGGCGCTGGCGATGGAGGCGCAACCGTCGCCTGACTCAACCAGATGGTATTTGTTGCAATTCGAGATGATACCAGTTTGTTGGGGTGTAGGACCAGTCACAATTGCatttgttgttgttgttgttgttaaAGAAGTGGTGGTTGCGCCGGGAACATGGATACAGATGTAGTAGTCAAGCCAGAGGTTTGTACAGTCTTTTTAGTACATAAGGTGTTAGAGTTATTGTATGACTATGATTGACTAGAAGAGATGAAGGGAAGTATGAAGTGGACATACCGGTGTTGATCTCGCTATTCCAGCTCCGGAGCTGAGCCGTGGTGATGCTATGCCTCTGAGAGATATTGTCGCACTGGTCGCCCGATGAGACCTTATAGAAGCTGTCGCAGTTGTCTACAATACCAGGCATGGTTGGGGTAGGCACAGTCGGATTGGCCGCGGTCGGAGGCTGGGTAGTGGTTGTCGTATTCGTAGGAGTGGTAGTTGTTGAGGTGGATGTCGTTGTAGTAAGCGTGGTGCCTGGGGCATCTGCAGTGACAGTGCCGACGACGCAGTATGCCTTGCTTGTGTCTATATCAGGGCAGGTGGTGCCAGGGTTCAGTTCCTGGAACTCGCTTACGGACAGCCCCCAATTGCTTGCAAAGCTCTGGCATGTAGCACCGTTAGCAGGGGTTGTAGCAAAGAGGCAGTCAACGTCACGACGGAGCAGGGCCGACACAAGCGCAGGGATGAGCCCAGCGGCAAGCAGGTGGACAAGCTGCATTATCGTTTATGGCTTATTAATCTCAAGATAGAATGAATGTCAGCTGGAGTGCGGTCCTTGAGCAAGAAGACTCgagtgaaggagaggatgattATCAAGTAGCTTTGGTCTGTATCGACGTTTATAGATTAATCCTGGACGTTGAACAATTCCTTCTCCCCGGCCGACATTCAACTACCCCTCCCACCTAGAGTATTGTGCCTCGTTTATTACTCTGGCACTTCTGAATAGTTGAACCTCCGAAGCTCCTGGTTCCGTACTATGTTAATAGCGATGTTTCCAAACTGTATAGATGACTAGCTCGAGGAGTGGGTATCATTCAGAGCGAGGTTGTGAAAACGGAGAAATTGGAGCTATCAAGAAAGGGCACTGCGCATGCGGCAAGTTGACCAGTTTTATCATTAGTATCTTTGACTTGGAGCTTAACTCGGCTCGTATCCACTATTACCTTGAACTGGTAGCGGTGCGATCCGCTCCGAGGCCTCAACCATTTCACCGACGTAGAATCCAGACCCTAATTACCCACCGGATACACCCTCCATGGAGGCTAAAAGCATTTCCATCCCGCGCTTGGCACCTCGAGCTGGAAACAGGCTCCGGCTTTGATTAGAGGAAACAAAcagatatgcagcagcaaaccCTTATCGTATCTTCCTTCCACTCGTCAGTAAGGCAGAACAAGTAACTACAATTGGCGAATGGTACGTGGAAGAGTGATGCAGACATGGAACTAGGCGGAGGTTCTCTTGCGGCGCAGGTCCCGGGTCTGTGCTCCAGTGCAAAGGGAAATTAGCCGGTAAGGAACCACCCTGTGTGCATTAGTTCAGGAAACTGGTGCCTGCGGATGCAGCCCGTATGGTGGATATCGGAGTTATCCTCATGCAATGTAATCCTGCGCTGCACGGTTCGCCAACTAATTAAAGACTTGCCAATGAGTGGTGCAGGAGCGGGGCCTCTGATTTTCTTTTCAACGACCCTGGGAAGTAATCCTACTTCGAAGCTATGATTGGTGGGATCACTTAGCCTTCGTTTCATGTGAAGTTCTTGGGCGCTGCCAAGCCCCCTCCTCTCATTTCGGGCTTGCCTGTTTCATGGTCGGAAGAATAAAGGCTGTGggtgtgtgtgtgtgtgtaTGTGTTTTGCGGCTGTCGCTCGTGACTGGCACGGTTTCCACTATGCCTAATTAGGACTGAGGTAACCAAGGAGAGAAGCGCTGGGTGTAACTATTGCTAGTTCTACATAAATATGATGGATTACCAGCGCGTTTATATAGCTGCCTTAAATCAAGGGGGAAAGTCTACTATAGTAGATGAAAAGGGATGCTAGCTGCATATGTCTGTCACTGCTCCATAATCCTCTAGTTTGGGTGCGGTGCGGTGGCccgctgcgggttgcggtgcgggttgacaacCCTAGTTGGGGGTGGAATACTGAATAAATAGCAATTAAATTACTCTTACTCGATTTGTATGCTTCCGACATGCTATTAGGTGATTATATTAGGCGTATATCATCTAACGTCGGAgttctctagctacaacgaagcgatgactatcaacgataattatccaatggagggAGCTTGATAggtactgaagaatattgaaaggattgcttggagatctctatatacatggcatcaggaggccctttatataacctccagtgtggttagttcggcatctccaagcaataccattacagtgacgcattggtgattgcgtacaCCACCGCATCCtactgcaacaatatatgggttgatcccagtacggctcgtcccttgaattcctactggcggaccggtacggctctggcgatccctcatattcctactggcggaccggtacggctctggcgatccctcatattcctactggcggataggcaccggtaaggcgcccgtccgcgttacgtgggaattgagggataggggtcacgtgtcacagggccaggtcgtcgccagctggctccggcGTCGGCCCGTGACACCCAGTGCATGTTCCTGTTAGCTAAAGTGCGTGTGATTAAGCCTAATCCACTGGGGGCGAAGatatgaagagcagcgcttTGCTTGTTGTTAGGGAAGTCTTGGCAAACAGGTCTTGCATCGCCTTGGTTTTTTGGTTGAGCATCTCTTTGTACTTTTAGTTActaacaaggctgagaaatTTACAGGATATAGATAAGGTACTTAATTCTAACTGGGAAATATCTTAGAGCTTTCCAGCATCAGTTCAGGCTGTGGTGCTGAGCTAAAGTTCGCGAGTCAAGGTCTACAGTTTTGATAGGGGACCAGTTGTATACACTATCCTGATTATAGATATAGGATAAGAAAAGCAAATAATACAGGATTCTGGTAAGATctggccagaaatctgacttTTACTCTAATTCCCCTGAATCAGCACCTTGTCAGTGATAATAGACCCCTTTATCTTTGTAAAAGTCCCTGAACTAGGGTTTATTGTCTACTGTTAATACCAGCATGGTATATATATTAAGAAGGCTGAGGCCTATCTCTATAAGAAATATTGCCTCTCAAGCTTAATAATTCAGCCTATTATCTAGACTATCCAATAATAGTATGATATCTATCTTGATACTACTACTATCTATATCCCCCGTGAGCTTGATTACCTAGTTCCTATAATCTCTGTATATACTAATAGTATGCAGTGCCAGCAAGatctattatatctatatattagcAGCTGTCTTAAGACTATATAAAAGTACTAGTACCAGGCCCATGGCTGGATACAGTACCTATACTAAGGCCATGTTACTGCTGATATTAAAGTATAGGGTTTACAAGAGGTTTAGTAGTTATATTATATTGttgcctggcagcaggtattccctatatacaagaaCTTATACCTTGTACATATCTGATCATGCAACCCTGAGCCTGATGAGTCCTGACCCCTGTTAACTAATTATGAGCAGATTGCTGCCAAGATCAAAGCATGTACAACTAATGATGAGTAGCAGGCGGCCTGCCGGACAGCCGAGAgtaatatactatataatacaAACCTGTGGCTGTGCATGACCTGATGGGCATAATACCTTGCCAACATGTActtccaagaccttctcAACATTATCATGTTACGGATCTGCTGGGCCCTGATATCAAGGATTGGGAGCCTCAGGCAAATGATTGATTAAGCTCTAAGATAGGCATTAGAGATCTAGAAATCCTTTCCCATGTTGCATCATCGAAACCACCGGACTTGGCTGCTGTTTACAGATAAAGTTTGGTATGACTTTATTGCTTGTCATGGTCTTACTGTTGGGTTACATCCATGTCTTTCTACAAATATATTTAGGACTACAGGAGATCCCCCAGCTGAAGGATCCCCAAGGTTTAGTCTTGCAATACATTACTATTTGTTtccttgttgttggcctTACATGGCATTGGCATCCTTACCTGGTTGacaggctgatctgccctgACAAAGTAGATCCTTAACAACAGCATTGTCAGTACTGCTCAAGAGCTTATAGCAAGCCTGCTGTATCAGCCTGATCACTAGCAGTGGCTGGCCATCCTGTAGGATTAGCTGTTTAATAATCCAACTAAGGGTGCAGCCggctggagcttcctgcaggatgcTTGTATGCTGTAGCCTGTAGCAGGGAAGACATAGCTGGTCAACCAGATCAGTACTGAACTGGCTGTTGCTCAAGCCTTTATTACCCAGGGCACTGTCAGTATAAACAAGGTTCAGAAGTACTTTCAGCAGGTCGCACAATTCAAAGAAAAGCTGGCAGTAGCTGTGCACCTTACTAGCAAGGTGCCAGCATACATGCCTAAGCTGCTGAGCATCTAGTATATTAATACCAACAATAACTGGCATCACAACATCTTTATTGAGGACAGCCTTGTCATGTTTGTGACAGTGTATTACAAGGGGTTTTATACAAGCAATAATATCAAGATCATCTACCAGTACCTGCCTCGCGAAGTGGGCAAGCTTATTATATAGtacttgtggctggtgctgctattTGTGCGCCAGCTTGCAGTAATATAGTGCTAGGTAATATTCAGCAGTACCAGCTAGGGCAGTAATACTAGCAAGCTGCCAATATACTACAGCCTGTATCTGTAGGGGCTAGATATCAGCATAGATTGTGAATAGTCCAGCAAGCACCTGCgcgaggtgctgaagcagGAGAATAAGACTAGTATTAGTACCTAGTATCTACTAAATATTACTAACTATTACAATATTACTATTAGCATCAGCTATTAATTCCTGTATATATTAAGTATATTCCTGAATAATATCTAGGCCAAGTATAAGTAGGTAATAGCTGCCCTGGAGGCAGACAAAGACCTTGATAAGATAGGTAATATTACAGACAAGCAGGCAGGGCACTTGCCCTATATAgtagtaataatatatagGCATgagagcagcaagcttgctgGCAGTACAACAATATACTAGCTGCAGTTTCAAGCATTGAGTACTGACTAGTATTGCTTTCTAGGGTTTCCAGACCTGCTACTAGTTAATACAGTACTAGGCAAGCATGCTAATCTAtaggaggagcaggctgttAACTATCAGGAGTAACAGTAATAGCAGCTGGCCTAGATAGATATAGTACAGGCATTGTAGTACATAACAGGATAGCCTGTGCTATAGTTGTGCAGGGTGCAGGTACTAGTACTGAAGGTAATCTAGGATAGTACCAGTCCTGTAGTTATAATTATGCCTATAGATAGTAGCAAGAGTATACTATTTATATTACCTGTATATACAGCCCCAGGGGGATATATAATTATAGTAGTACCCCTGCTATTACTATATATAGACTTGATAATATACTATCAGGCCCTAGGtatcttatatatattataagAGAGCTACTGGCCCCCTGACAAGGCAGTAATCATGCTTATAATACCTGAGTTAACTAAGAACCTAGATTTCTATATATTCCTGAACTACTAATAGCAGATACAACAGCTCAACCAGATTATTATTAATAAGTACTA
This sequence is a window from Aspergillus nidulans FGSC A4 chromosome IV. Protein-coding genes within it:
- a CDS encoding LysM peptidoglycan-binding domain-containing protein (transcript_id=CADANIAT00000995), encoding MQLVHLLAAGLIPALVSALLRRDVDCLFATTPANGATCQSFASNWGLSVSEFQELNPGTTCPDIDTSKAYCVVGTVTADAPGTTLTTTTSTSTTTTPTNTTTTTQPPTAANPTVPTPTMPGIVDNCDSFYKVSSGDQCDNISQRHSITTAQLRSWNSEINTDCTNLWLDYYICIHVPGATTTSLTTTTTTNAIVTGPTPQQTGIISNCNKYHLVESGDGCASIASAYGISLSNFYSWNPAVGSSCGALWLGYYVCVGTSSSQPTPTSTTSQTTTATATTAPGPSPTQSGLIKTCTSYYKAQVGDTCQAIVQEKYPYVNSLTLFVRWNPAVGSSCSNLLAGYYYCVATELHQPMPGINGRLELERNQSVMAASPVGRPGRRKSEIVAEVMISRKWPSIVPRTPSFVEHFRPFVHLSSLTFQRPPPVDSLFVYLSLFAAGPLKCDLFVSAFLVIEVDTHASQLVNQFGGRLIRLISLYVEQSSSVLEGAKKGGHIRWHILAEDQTQLSSNYRDGCLKTYSIKFWLDESVQGVVPSVLDKSELRKFGRDLGVGLDEIRKLRLDQVVWVCQWLQDAGMIECFEVQENQATAEVNPLEPLGLCPPCCVCPRPAMAQCLSLSLRGHPQPNCYIVPGQEFFLDQEDRGVNFCK